In the Candidatus Omnitrophota bacterium genome, TTTACCCTCACCGACGAAGCGGTGAATTCCTTTGATCCCAATACGAAGGTCAATCCGCCCCTGCGCACGCAAGAGGACGTCGCGGCCATTAAAGAGGCCTTGCGTGACGGCACGATCGACTGCATTGTGACCGACCACGCGCCCCACACGGCGGAAGACAAGGAAGTGGGCTTTGATCATGCGCCCTTTGGGATGATCGGGTTGGAAACCTCGGTCGGTTTGACCATGACCGAACTGGTCCATAAAAAGGTCTTAACATTGACGCAAATGGCTGATAAAATGTCTGCATCTCCGGCGCGGATCATGGGGCTTGCCGGCAAAGGCCGGATTGAAGAGGGCAGGGATGCCGATGTCACCATCATTGATCCGGAGCGCGAGTGGGTCTTTCTCAAAGAGGAGATCGTCTCCAAATCCCAAAATTCCCCATTCCTCGATTGGAAACTGAAAGGGCGGGTTGAGGCGACGGTGTACGGCGGAAAAGTTGTGTATCAGGCGACAGCGTAATAAATAAATCTTGATTTCTATTGTTACCGCGCCCGCCCCGATTTTTCAGGATGGATTAAAGGAATCGGGACAGGGCGTAAATTTTTTGGGATGGTGGCGCCGCGTTGCGGTGGCGATGAGGTTGGGGAATTTGAAATTAAGAAGCGCCCGCCCCTGCTTGCTGGAAAATGGAAATGGAAGCAGGGACTGGGCGCAAATTTTTCTGGATGACTGCGCCGCTTTGCGGCGCTTTGATAGGATTATGGTCATTTGCGCCCGTACTCGTCTTGTCGAAAAATTTATTGTAGCGAGTACCGCGCAAATTCTTTCTGAATGTTGGCGCCCATGGCGCCTTGTTTTTTAGCGGTAAATTTGCGCCCGTAGCCTAACGGATAGGGCAACAGCCTCCGGAGCTGTTTGTGTGGGTTCAATTCCCACCGGGCGCGCCAGACTTCGTTCAATTGCTTTCGCGTTGAACTTCGCCTGGTTTTGTCCCGCAAGTTTTCAAGGCGAAGTTCAACGCGGTTTTAGCGAACGAAGTCTGTTGCCAGGCGCAATCCCGCACGAAAGTAGCGGGGCGAAGACTGGCAAAAATTTTTGGGTGGGTCTTTTTTACTACCAGATATAGTGATTTATCCACATCATTTTCACAAGATGTGGATAAATGTTTGGTGGGGCATATAGCCCTTAATGTATGCATATATTTCTAATAAGTGGTTTGAAAAACCAATAATTGTAATATGTTTAGCTGCAAGTGGAGTTATCATGATTAAATATAATAAACATAAAATTAGAACTCAAAAAATAACTGTGTCTGTTATTGGAGGGCACGATTCAGAAAGCAAGGTGGAGCATTTAGCCCATAATATTGGCTATATTATAGCTAAAATGGGCTGTATATTAGTATGTGGCGGATTAGGTGGAGTAATGATGCATGCTTCTAAGGGAGCCAAGGAGGCTGGCGGGCTAACTATAGGATTGCTCCCAGGGAAAGACAAGAATGACGCTAATCCATTTATTGATATAGCTTTACCAACATCTATAGGCTATGCGCGAAACGCGATTGTCGCTTGCTCGGCTGATATTATTGTTGCCCTTCCCGGCAGTCACGGAACGAACTCCGAAATTTGTTACGGTCTTGTGTGGGGCCGTCCGGTCATTGATTTGGGAGGGTGGGGGATCAAGGGCATGATCAAGGTTAAGGACATCCATCAAGCACAAAAAGCCATCAAAGCGTGCATCCGAAAGATCCAAATGCAGAGGGCATGATTGTCCGCCGGTTCTCTTTATCCCAACCGCTCATGGCCCTGGCGGCCCTTTGCCTTTTGGGCTTTTTGATTTACGGGAATTCTCTCCAGGGCGAGTTCTGCTCCGACGATTATAAAACTATCGTTAATAATCCCGCCGTTAAACGCCTGCATGACCTCCCCGGACTCTGGGTTGCGTTCAATACCCGCTTCCTGGCCGGGATCAGTTTTGCCGTCAATTATCATTTTCATGGATTAAATGTGCAGGGATACCACGCGGTCAATGTGTTTTGGCACGTGGGGGCGTCCTTTTTGGTGTTTTGGCTGGTCCGCCTGATGCTGCAGGCCCTGGGGACGCGTTCCCAGGGTCCTCAAACGGCATCGGACCTGATCCCCTCGACGAAAAGGAATCTTTGAACAGCGGGAGATAAGCCTTGCAGGGATTAAAACAGCGTCAGATATCGTTCCTGGGGCCTACCGTGGTTTTTTTGACCATCGGGCTGGCGATCTATGGCCATGTCCTGCACGGGGAGTTTGTGTCCGATGATTACCAGGCCATTGTGGATAACAAGGCTGTCCAAAACGGCGACCTGTGGGGGATTTGGCTCACTTTTAACACGCGGTTTTTGACCGGGCTGACATTTTGGCTCAACGCCCGCTGGGGGCAGATGGATACCTACGGGTTTCATCTGGTCAACATCCTGCTGCACGTCGTCAATGCGTTTTTAGTTCATGCTTTTGTGACGGCGACTTTTCAGACGCCCGCCATGAGGAGAGAGGGGCTCGCGGAGTCCGTCTCCCGCCCGGTTGCCTTTTTTGCGGCCCTGATCTTCCTCTGCCATCCCGTCCAGACAGAGGCTGCCGCGTTCATCACCCAGCGGACTTCGTTATTGGCGACGTTTTTTTACTTGGCGACTTGTCTCTTGTATATCCGGGGCCGGGCATCCGGCCGCGGGATGTTTTTCTTTGTGTCCTGGGGGACGATGCTGTGGGGCGTTTTTTCCAAGGAATTGACGCTCACACTGCCTTTTGTTCTTCTGCTTTATGAATTTTATTTCTTTGGGTTTCAAGGCCTGGGATGGAAAAGGTCCGCCCGGATTTTTTTCCCCTATTTTTTGCTGCTGGCCCTGGTCCCGGCCGTCCTCTGGCTGGATAATGACCCGTCATCGGTTTTGGAATTGAAGTCGCAAATGTCCACGGGCGGATTCCGTTGGCAGTATGTTCTGACAGAGGCCAATGTCTGGCGGACGTATCTGCGGCTGGTGATCTTGCCGGTCAACCTGAACCATGACTACGATTACCCTGTCGCCAAAACCCTTTGGGACCCGGGGACGATGTTCTCCCTGGCGCTTCTTGCCGTCATCGCCGTCTGGGCCGCGGCCCAGTTCTCCCGACGGAGGCTGGTGAGTTTCGGAATTTTCTGGTTTTTTCTCACCGTCACGGTCGAGACCCTGGTCGTTTGTTTTGTCCACCGGCAGATGCTGTATGAGCATTGGCTGTATCTTCCGATGGCCGGCGCGGCCGTCGTGCTTTCGTTCCTGGCGATGGAATTGCCCCGCAGCCCGAAGGCAGGGAAACTGGTCCTCACGGCCCTGGTCGTGGTTTTCAGCATGATGTCTTATCAGCGCAATCTGG is a window encoding:
- a CDS encoding TIGR00725 family protein, with the translated sequence MIKYNKHKIRTQKITVSVIGGHDSESKVEHLAHNIGYIIAKMGCILVCGGLGGVMMHASKGAKEAGGLTIGLLPGKDKNDANPFIDIALPTSIGYARNAIVACSADIIVALPGSHGTNSEICYGLVWGRPVIDLGGWGIKGMIKVKDIHQAQKAIKACIRKIQMQRA
- a CDS encoding tetratricopeptide repeat protein — protein: MQGLKQRQISFLGPTVVFLTIGLAIYGHVLHGEFVSDDYQAIVDNKAVQNGDLWGIWLTFNTRFLTGLTFWLNARWGQMDTYGFHLVNILLHVVNAFLVHAFVTATFQTPAMRREGLAESVSRPVAFFAALIFLCHPVQTEAAAFITQRTSLLATFFYLATCLLYIRGRASGRGMFFFVSWGTMLWGVFSKELTLTLPFVLLLYEFYFFGFQGLGWKRSARIFFPYFLLLALVPAVLWLDNDPSSVLELKSQMSTGGFRWQYVLTEANVWRTYLRLVILPVNLNHDYDYPVAKTLWDPGTMFSLALLAVIAVWAAAQFSRRRLVSFGIFWFFLTVTVETLVVCFVHRQMLYEHWLYLPMAGAAVVLSFLAMELPRSPKAGKLVLTALVVVFSMMSYQRNLVWREEVAFWQDAVQKSPRKPSAHFALGTAYYRKDEFEKAYYHLKKALALHDSRTKKGEIGIDYLLMTGLHNNLGIIYFLYGDDDMAVASFQEAVQWDPENGRPYNNLALLYFNLGDCAKTIDNFQLAVQKMGEYGEAVFRIGQCQLRLGDEAGGRENLPKAVELLIKEGRLDEARQVQKAFPAQVSPEKK